A segment of the Campylobacter vulpis genome:
TGAGGCAAGTCCTATTAAGGCACCGGGCAGAAGAGAGCTTGGACACGGAAATTTGGCTAAAAGAGCACTTTATCCAAGTGTTGATGAAAATTATCCTTATGTGGTGCGTTTAGTGAGTGAAATTTTAGAGAGTAATGGCTCTAGCTCTATGGCGAGTGTGTGCGGTGGCTCACTAGCTTTAAGGGCGGCTGGAGTGCCTAGCATTAAGCTTGTGGCAGGTGTGGCTATGGGGCTTGTTTTAGAGGGTGATGAGTATGCTATTTTGACTGATATTATGGGACTTGAAGATCACGATGGAGATATGGATTTTAAAGTTGCTGGGAGTAAAGATGGCGTTACCGCACTTCAAATGGATATTAAATTAGGCGGAATTGATGAAAATATTCTTAAAAACGCTCTTTATCAAGCAAGAGAGGCGAGGCTTCACATTTTAGATTTAATGGAGGAGGCAAATTCTCAAATTGTCGTTAATGAAGAGATTTTGCCAAAATTAGAGTTTTTTAGCGTAGAGCCTAGTAAGATTGTTGATATTATAGGACAAGCGGGTAAGACGATTAAAGAGATTATCGAAAAATTTGGCGTTTCTATCGACCTTGACCGCGAAAAGGGTGAGGTTAAAATCGCAGGAAATCAAAGTGAGCAAATCAAAGCGGCGAAAGATTATATCATCAGCATTACAAATAAGGGCAAGAAAAAGGATTTAACGCAGTTTAAAGTCGGCGAGGAATTTCACGGCGCAGAGGTTAAAAAGGTAGCACCTTTTGGAGCTTTCATCGCTTTAAAAGACGGGGTCGATGGTTTGCTTCATAATTCTAAAATTAAGACTAAATTAAGCGAAAATGACAGGCTTGATGTGAAAATTAGCGAGATTAAAAACGGCAAAATTTCAGTGGATTTACTCTCTTAGAGAGTTTTCCAAGCCTTTGTTTAAAATTTGGATTTTGCGTTCTAAATTTTCTATGAAAAATCCTAGCCACTCTTTATAATGATTGATGTAGTAAAGATGAAATAAGCTTTCATCTTCTATTTTTGCTTTTAAAACTTCACAGATGAGTTCTCCTTTTTTATAAAAAACAAAGCCTAATTTCCCATCATTCAAAAACTCGTCCTCTTCTAATTTCCCATCATTCAAAAACTCGTCCTCTTCTAATTTCCCATCAAATTCATCAATCATCTTTTTGACTTTTTCTAAAAAGTTAAGGGGGAGAGTTTTATGACTTTCAAGTATGGTATTTAAGGCGTTTAAAAGCTCTTTTGCTCCCTCTAGCATACCTTGGCTTTTTCTAAGATCCGCTTTGACTTTAGTGTTAAATTTGCTTAAAATTTTTTTTGCTTTATTGTGCGTGATGGGTTTTGTGAGGCTAAAATTTGGCTTTTTATTAGTGAGTAATTTCGCACTTTCTTCAAAGCTAAGTTCCTTGCTAAATTTGATGAAAGCCCCACCCTCTGTTGAATTGATGAAAGTCGCTTTGTTTTTATTTAAAAGAAAAAGTCTTTCTAAATCTTTTCTGTAATAATCCCAAGTAATATGCGTTGTAACCTCACCTTTTCCTCCATAAGCCTTGATTTTAAAATACTCTATGTCTGCCTCTGTTTCGAAATTTTCCCCATAAGCATAGCCTTTAGCGTGCGAGTCTCCGTTAAAATCAAGGCTTAAATCCTGCCCCAGCATAATGATATTTTTAAAGCCAAGCTCTAAGGCTAAGGCGTAAGCAAAATGACTGACATTCCCTCCAAGCTCTATAAAACCAAAGTCTTTAAAGAAATTATACTGACATACGCCGTCTTTCGTGCCCAGCACCACGCTTAAATTTTTACCCTTAAGGCTTTTTAGGGTTTTTGGGTGAGTAGAGTAACCATTAATGATGAGGCTTTTAGCTGGAATTTCGTGTAAAAAAGCCTTTGCAAAATCACTAATATCTGTATTGAGGATATAATCAGGCTCAATGCCTTGCTCTAGGACTATGTTTAAAGCTCCGTCCGCACAAAAAAGCACGGCGTTTTCTTGCACCTTTTTTAAAAGGGGAAGTTGTTTGCTAAGGCTTGGACCTGCTGAGATGACAATGGCATTTTCAAATTTGTTTTTTCTTTCCTCAATAAGTCTTGCTATAGGGATATTTTCAAGCATTAAAGGCACATTGAAAAGAAAATTTTCATACACGCTAAATAAAATGTCCCTAGCCCATACCCCAAGTGTGCTTAGGGTTGTAAAAATGGCACTTTCGCAAAGTCTATGCACGGCTTTTGCTTTTTCTAAATAAAAATGCTGATAATATTGCCCGTTCATAAAAAGCTCAAAAAGGCTAAGGTATTGATAATAAGGCTTAGTTGAAAAAAGCATAGTAAGATAAAGCTCTAATTTTTCACTGCTAGTATCGACAAAAATGACCCTGCCTTGCTTAAAATCCTCACTAAAATCAAAACGAGAAAAAGCCGAAATGAAAAAGTCTAAATTCTCTTCCAAGACGATAATAAGAGAGTATGAGGGAATAAGCCTTTTTATAAGTTCGCCATCTCCTATGCCAAAAAGGCAGATGAAAGGATAACGCAAACTTTGAGTTTTAATCTCACTAAAAAGCTGCTCTTTTTCACCCTCTTCATACGCAAGACCCCCCCGTTTTTACTTAATTGGCTTTTTTCGTTACCTTGAAGGTAAGAGACAATTTTTAGGCTTAATTCGCTAAAAACACTAGAATTTAGGGCGGATAAATTTTTTTCTAAAAACATTAGTAAGAGATTAAAAAGCCCGTAGAAATACGCTCTAAGCGTTTGTTATAGTCAATGAGACTATCGCCATAGCCGTTAAAATACTGCACATAATAATAAATGCCATTGTCAAAAATGTCATAACCTATATCCACTTGCACTGCACCTTTGTTGCGAGAGAAATTAAGATTATTTCTTAGCATTGCATTAAGAAAAAAATCGTCCCCCAAATAGCCCAAATTCACATCAAAATTTCCCATATAATGCTCCATAGCAGGATTATCATCCTCTCCGCCGTCCTCGTTAATTCTATACCAAATTCTAGGAACAATTAAAAATCTTTTATATAAAAAAGTCGTGGAGGCGTAAAGTCTGTTCCAAGAGCGTGATTGCTCGTGGTCATCGTCCTTGCCATTGCTTTCGTGTAAAAATCCTAATCTAAGATTATTAAAATGATCATAGCCGTCAAAATGGATAGGAAAATCGACAAAAAATTCAGGCTGGTAGCTATTTTCCCTAAAAGGAGAAGAGTGCTTGTAAAGCTGCCATAGTGAAGTTTGCGTGTAGCCTAAGTAGTATTTTTCATCAAGTCCTAATAAATTTTCAAAAAGGCGTTTTTTGAGACTGATTTGAAATTTGACTTCATTTTTAGAGCCACTTAAGTCGTGATTGGTGTGTGAAAAGGGTAAAAAATAATTCATCTTATAAGAGCTAATGCCAAGTGGATTAAAGGAATTTTCATCTCCTAAATAATTTGCTAGAGCGATTTGAGAAAAATTATCCTTTTGGCGTTTTTGATTTTTTGGAGTTTGAGTGCTTTTTGCCTCATTTTGTTTTGCTAAAATTTCGGTGGAATTTGGCGTTTGGGTTAAAATGGGCGTTTGATTTTGCAGGGCTAGTTTTTTATAAATTTGCATAGCTCTTTTGTAATCGCCTTTTTTTTCATACTCTAAAGCCTTACTTAAATCATCTGCCAAGCATAAGGAAAAAAGACTGAAAATAAGAAAAAATTTTTTCATAAACACTCGCTTTGATACTTTAAAAACTCATCATAATAGTTTAGATTCAAAAAAGGCTCTTCGCTTTCAAAAGGCACAAATTTGCTTGGCACTTTATCAAATAATAGTCCTATTTTTTGCTCATTTTTTTCAAGCATTTCTTTACATAAGGGTGCTAAAGATGAGTGGTAAAAGCCACAGAGACTATGTTTATAAAGCCTAGTTTGCGGGATAATGATTTTATAATTTTGTTTTAAAAAGGGCGTTAAATTTTCTAATTCTTCCCCAGAAAAGCGGACAAAATCCACAGCTAAAATAAACACAAATTCATCTTTAAAATGTTTCAAAATAGAATAAAGTGCAAGCATAGGGGAGTGAATTTGAAAGCCTTTATCATCTTTGATGATATCTGTTTTAAAGTCGAATTTTTCATCTTTACTAGAGAGATAGACCTTTTTAAAAAGTGGAGTAAGCTTTTCATAAGCATTTTGAGCGAGGCTTTTTTGTCCTATTTGAAGTAGGCTTTTATCTCTTCCCATACGAGAAGACCTACCTC
Coding sequences within it:
- a CDS encoding motility associated factor glycosyltransferase family protein; the protein is MRYPFICLFGIGDGELIKRLIPSYSLIIVLEENLDFFISAFSRFDFSEDFKQGRVIFVDTSSEKLELYLTMLFSTKPYYQYLSLFELFMNGQYYQHFYLEKAKAVHRLCESAIFTTLSTLGVWARDILFSVYENFLFNVPLMLENIPIARLIEERKNKFENAIVISAGPSLSKQLPLLKKVQENAVLFCADGALNIVLEQGIEPDYILNTDISDFAKAFLHEIPAKSLIINGYSTHPKTLKSLKGKNLSVVLGTKDGVCQYNFFKDFGFIELGGNVSHFAYALALELGFKNIIMLGQDLSLDFNGDSHAKGYAYGENFETEADIEYFKIKAYGGKGEVTTHITWDYYRKDLERLFLLNKNKATFINSTEGGAFIKFSKELSFEESAKLLTNKKPNFSLTKPITHNKAKKILSKFNTKVKADLRKSQGMLEGAKELLNALNTILESHKTLPLNFLEKVKKMIDEFDGKLEEDEFLNDGKLEEDEFLNDGKLGFVFYKKGELICEVLKAKIEDESLFHLYYINHYKEWLGFFIENLERKIQILNKGLENSLRE
- a CDS encoding phospholipase A, which produces MKKFFLIFSLFSLCLADDLSKALEYEKKGDYKRAMQIYKKLALQNQTPILTQTPNSTEILAKQNEAKSTQTPKNQKRQKDNFSQIALANYLGDENSFNPLGISSYKMNYFLPFSHTNHDLSGSKNEVKFQISLKKRLFENLLGLDEKYYLGYTQTSLWQLYKHSSPFRENSYQPEFFVDFPIHFDGYDHFNNLRLGFLHESNGKDDDHEQSRSWNRLYASTTFLYKRFLIVPRIWYRINEDGGEDDNPAMEHYMGNFDVNLGYLGDDFFLNAMLRNNLNFSRNKGAVQVDIGYDIFDNGIYYYVQYFNGYGDSLIDYNKRLERISTGFLISY
- a CDS encoding molybdenum cofactor guanylyltransferase — protein: MSSLLNAVILCGGRSSRMGRDKSLLQIGQKSLAQNAYEKLTPLFKKVYLSSKDEKFDFKTDIIKDDKGFQIHSPMLALYSILKHFKDEFVFILAVDFVRFSGEELENLTPFLKQNYKIIIPQTRLYKHSLCGFYHSSLAPLCKEMLEKNEQKIGLLFDKVPSKFVPFESEEPFLNLNYYDEFLKYQSECL